The following coding sequences are from one Bacillota bacterium window:
- a CDS encoding patatin-like phospholipase family protein, with amino-acid sequence MSVGVARVALVLSGAAALGPYEGGAVYEILSALTQSRRRGMGQPPLIPDALIGTSAGALTAALAAHCLVNGAPLETIHDAWVKGASAARLSGSARGRRRSVLSGAAMGALVRDWLRPTAPGAVPMADWPLRFVATLTNLDGIRYRFGTSGDPPTVETVTHEDFKVYDLDPRRPYDEAVWSGIARAAAASAAFPVGFEPVRVDHGRDELDRSVPGRHLDDGRRQFWCTDGGVLEGMPLGRAIDAVADLDSPGAADPAGAASPVANSGVTREFIVIEPGDPGDQSAGPPGPDGYSPVAVLSKLATIPISEQISRDLTRFEKTNQRLTALAEAWDDWAAVIARLGEPEALAALADLSARTRRLWPDLDGVVDGLAGEQDAGGWPLSLSARSPAHRRLFLLLRLRLEGAAGLFGKRRYQLHHLSPEQAADLAGGFWGHFGGLFDERFREHDFRVGRRVARDWLRRRGIEYEPGPEADYEVVALHPRGWPDLSWSGRWQSLKVAGNAVDLVLDQLSGAGWAAILGGSAVAAYRGLTFPLRRVAAVKTFRRAPGPTKDS; translated from the coding sequence TTGTCAGTCGGAGTAGCGCGCGTGGCCCTGGTCCTTTCCGGTGCCGCCGCCCTTGGACCCTATGAGGGCGGGGCGGTCTACGAGATCCTCTCGGCCCTCACCCAGTCCAGGCGGCGTGGGATGGGACAACCCCCCCTGATCCCGGACGCCCTCATCGGCACCTCCGCCGGAGCCCTGACGGCGGCTCTGGCCGCCCACTGCCTGGTCAACGGGGCCCCGCTGGAGACGATTCACGACGCCTGGGTCAAAGGGGCGTCGGCCGCGCGGCTCTCCGGCTCCGCCCGCGGCCGCCGGCGCTCCGTCCTGTCCGGGGCGGCCATGGGCGCGCTGGTCAGGGACTGGCTCCGCCCGACCGCCCCCGGCGCGGTCCCCATGGCCGACTGGCCTTTGCGGTTCGTGGCCACCTTGACCAACCTGGACGGGATTCGTTACCGCTTCGGGACCTCCGGCGACCCACCCACGGTGGAGACCGTGACCCATGAGGATTTCAAAGTCTATGACCTTGATCCCCGGCGGCCGTATGATGAGGCGGTCTGGTCCGGCATCGCTCGAGCGGCGGCCGCCTCGGCGGCCTTCCCGGTGGGCTTTGAGCCGGTCCGCGTTGACCACGGCCGGGACGAACTCGACCGGTCCGTCCCCGGCCGTCACCTTGACGACGGCCGCCGGCAGTTCTGGTGCACCGATGGGGGAGTTCTCGAGGGGATGCCCCTCGGCCGGGCCATCGATGCCGTGGCCGACCTCGACTCGCCGGGGGCGGCGGACCCCGCGGGCGCGGCGAGCCCCGTGGCGAACTCCGGGGTCACGCGGGAGTTCATCGTCATCGAGCCGGGCGACCCCGGCGACCAGAGCGCCGGGCCACCGGGGCCGGATGGCTACTCGCCGGTGGCGGTCCTGTCCAAGCTGGCCACGATCCCCATTAGCGAGCAGATCAGCCGCGACCTCACCCGCTTCGAGAAGACCAACCAGCGTCTGACGGCCCTCGCCGAGGCCTGGGACGACTGGGCCGCCGTCATCGCCCGCCTGGGTGAACCGGAGGCGCTGGCCGCCCTGGCCGACCTTAGCGCCCGGACCCGGCGCCTCTGGCCCGACCTTGACGGGGTCGTCGACGGCCTGGCCGGGGAGCAGGACGCCGGGGGGTGGCCGCTTTCCCTGTCCGCTCGGTCACCGGCCCACCGCCGCCTCTTCCTGCTCCTCCGACTGCGCCTGGAGGGCGCCGCCGGCCTCTTCGGCAAGCGCCGGTACCAGCTCCACCATCTGTCGCCCGAGCAGGCGGCGGATCTGGCCGGCGGCTTCTGGGGTCACTTCGGAGGGCTGTTCGACGAGAGGTTCCGCGAGCATGACTTCAGGGTCGGGCGTCGGGTCGCCCGCGATTGGCTTCGGCGCCGAGGAATCGAGTACGAACCAGGTCCCGAGGCCGATTACGAAGTCGTCGCCCTTCACCCGCGCGGGTGGCCCGACTTGAGCTGGTCGGGACGATGGCAATCCCTGAAGGTCGCCGGCAACGCCGTCGACCTCGTCCTCGACCAACTCTCAGGGGCCGGGTGGGCGGCCATCCTCGGCGGTTCGGCCGTCGCCGCCTACCGTGGTCTGACCTTCCCCCTCCGGCGGGTGGCCGCGGTTAAGACCTTCCGGCGGGCGCCCGGGCCGACAAAGGATTCCTAG
- a CDS encoding DUF1634 domain-containing protein: MSEQAKAAGTGRESIDLEQILHWVLLIGVTVSIGVMLVGLLLLALHPAQTAHQTTPIRQAFVLALKGDPGAVLTVGIILLMATPAIRVVTCLIGFLAERDWLYGGVALLVAMVLAFSIFVAA, encoded by the coding sequence TTGTCAGAGCAAGCCAAAGCGGCCGGTACCGGTCGGGAATCGATCGACCTGGAACAAATCCTCCATTGGGTCCTTCTCATCGGCGTCACGGTCAGCATCGGAGTAATGCTTGTCGGGCTTCTGTTGCTGGCCCTCCACCCGGCCCAGACGGCCCACCAAACCACCCCCATCAGGCAGGCTTTCGTCCTGGCCTTGAAGGGTGACCCCGGGGCCGTCCTGACGGTCGGCATTATTCTGCTGATGGCTACCCCGGCCATCCGGGTGGTCACCTGCCTTATCGGTTTCCTGGCCGAGCGGGACTGGCTATACGGCGGCGTCGCTTTGCTCGTTGCCATGGTGCTGGCCTTCAGCATTTTCGTCGCCGCCTAG
- a CDS encoding APC family permease, with the protein MSFVPERLRGRPKGNGEAGRDEPPMEESADGLRRAVGVWGSYTWGYADVGADVYVALGLVVAAAQGGAPLAFAITGLIYMFIGLAYTELAATYPVAGGGQYYTLRGLGDFLGFTSGWALLLDFTIDVSLFAISSAGYINFFFPRLQHQPWLAIEGIIGILFLIVLNIRGIRESSRMNEVFCAVDMLNESLIILFGFLFAWDPALLQHQFLTAFPSTPQFLYGASIAIISFVGLESISQAAQETIRPATVVPRTSLALIFTVLIYAMSFSVLSLGILPWQVIAQNQGDPIAVLAQHIPFIGFIAGPFTAVLAATLVFASANTGVMGYSRITWSMSRFQLLPKWFEAVHVKYRTPHRTIVVFSALAILEVILASLSANAYDTLANLYAFGAVTGYVLVLISLVKLRFDDPYSPRPYKVPLNLSTVVRGRRVDVPVLALVGLAGNIFIWVLVVWTHAIGRIAGPAWLVLGYIIYFTYRSRAKLPIFGNVKRDWEGDQLHVLREAGEYRLLEQYQAALRRRDEMEAAK; encoded by the coding sequence ATGTCCTTCGTTCCAGAGCGCCTGCGCGGCCGGCCCAAGGGGAACGGCGAAGCCGGGCGCGACGAGCCGCCCATGGAAGAAAGCGCCGACGGGCTTCGCCGGGCGGTCGGCGTGTGGGGTTCCTATACGTGGGGTTACGCCGACGTCGGGGCCGACGTCTATGTCGCCCTTGGCCTGGTCGTCGCGGCCGCCCAGGGCGGCGCCCCGTTGGCCTTTGCCATCACCGGGCTGATTTACATGTTCATCGGCCTAGCCTACACCGAGCTGGCCGCGACCTATCCGGTGGCCGGCGGCGGCCAGTACTATACCCTCCGCGGCCTGGGTGACTTTCTCGGCTTCACCTCCGGATGGGCCCTCCTCCTGGATTTCACCATCGACGTCTCCCTCTTCGCCATCTCCTCGGCCGGCTACATCAACTTCTTCTTCCCGAGGCTGCAACACCAGCCGTGGCTGGCCATCGAGGGGATCATCGGGATCCTTTTCCTGATCGTCCTGAACATCCGCGGCATCCGCGAGTCCTCGCGGATGAACGAGGTCTTCTGCGCCGTCGACATGCTCAACGAGTCCTTGATCATTCTCTTCGGCTTCCTCTTCGCCTGGGACCCCGCGCTCTTACAACACCAGTTCCTGACGGCCTTCCCGTCGACGCCGCAGTTCCTCTACGGGGCGTCCATCGCCATCATCTCCTTCGTCGGCCTTGAGTCCATCTCCCAGGCCGCCCAGGAGACGATCCGGCCGGCCACCGTCGTTCCCCGCACGTCTCTGGCCCTGATCTTCACCGTCCTGATCTACGCGATGAGCTTCTCCGTCCTCAGCCTGGGCATCCTACCATGGCAGGTGATCGCCCAGAACCAGGGCGACCCCATCGCCGTGCTGGCCCAGCATATCCCGTTCATCGGCTTCATCGCCGGCCCGTTCACCGCCGTCCTGGCGGCCACCCTCGTCTTCGCCTCGGCCAACACCGGGGTCATGGGCTACTCCCGGATCACCTGGTCGATGAGCCGCTTCCAGCTGCTTCCCAAGTGGTTCGAGGCGGTCCACGTCAAGTATCGCACGCCGCACCGGACGATCGTCGTCTTCTCGGCCCTGGCCATCCTGGAAGTCATCCTCGCCTCCCTGTCGGCCAATGCCTACGACACCCTGGCCAACCTGTACGCCTTCGGGGCCGTCACCGGTTATGTCTTGGTGCTGATTTCTCTGGTCAAACTACGTTTTGACGATCCCTATTCACCACGACCCTACAAGGTGCCCCTCAACCTGTCGACCGTTGTCCGAGGCCGGCGGGTGGACGTGCCTGTACTTGCCCTTGTCGGGCTGGCCGGGAACATCTTCATTTGGGTCCTGGTCGTCTGGACCCACGCCATCGGGCGGATCGCCGGCCCGGCCTGGCTGGTCTTGGGCTACATCATCTACTTCACCTATCGCTCCCGCGCGAAGTTGCCCATCTTCGGCAACGTCAAGCGCGACTGGGAGGGCGACCAACTGCACGTCCTCCGCGAAGCCGGCGAGTACCGACTCCTCGAGCAATACCAGGCGGCCCTAAGGCGCCGCGACGAGATGGAGGCAGCCAAGTGA
- a CDS encoding universal stress protein: MGLVSALSPLAVQATAVPVHMTPLGVSLGVVFATAVSWILWWMMHPPKAQAIVEKVVEVAKEVAEAGARVLVGTRGGPLSRELLTLACGLAQAENLPLTAIYVVELPMTLPLDADVPDEMKRAEVALAEAREVAKQHTCQVFTQISKARKAGRAIVDAANAQPTKVIVLGVEERQRFEDRIFGSTADFVVRHARCDVILERPSFMLKGQNR; encoded by the coding sequence TTGGGCCTCGTTTCCGCTCTTTCACCGCTGGCCGTCCAGGCCACGGCCGTGCCGGTACACATGACCCCGCTGGGGGTCTCCCTGGGGGTCGTCTTCGCCACCGCCGTCTCCTGGATCCTGTGGTGGATGATGCACCCGCCGAAGGCTCAGGCCATCGTGGAGAAAGTGGTCGAGGTGGCCAAGGAAGTGGCCGAAGCCGGTGCCCGGGTCCTCGTCGGGACCCGCGGCGGACCGCTCTCCCGCGAACTGCTCACCCTGGCCTGCGGCCTGGCGCAGGCGGAGAACCTGCCTCTGACCGCGATCTACGTCGTTGAGCTGCCGATGACCCTGCCGCTGGACGCCGACGTCCCCGACGAGATGAAACGGGCCGAAGTCGCCCTGGCCGAGGCGAGAGAGGTCGCCAAGCAGCACACCTGCCAGGTCTTCACCCAGATATCGAAGGCCCGCAAGGCCGGACGGGCCATCGTTGACGCGGCCAACGCCCAGCCCACCAAGGTAATCGTCCTCGGCGTCGAGGAGCGGCAGCGCTTCGAGGACCGGATCTTCGGCAGCACGGCCGATTTCGTCGTCCGCCACGCCCGCTGCGACGTCATCCTCGAGCGGCCGTCGTTCATGCTCAAGGGCCAAAACCGTTAG
- a CDS encoding TrkA family potassium uptake protein, whose amino-acid sequence MRGLQVIIIGCGRVGAELAVNLEREGHGVTVVERDRLAMERLPEAFAGRTVLGTGIDDEILRRAGVETADALIAVTNYDNTNVVAAQMAKEKYKVKRVLARVFDPKMQEIYQEFGLETICPTLITVRLIEDALIRAPGAAGGPGATGGPGAAGAGAPGASASGKGA is encoded by the coding sequence GTGAGAGGACTGCAAGTGATCATCATTGGTTGTGGCCGGGTCGGGGCGGAATTGGCCGTGAACCTCGAACGGGAAGGGCACGGCGTGACCGTCGTCGAACGGGATCGGCTGGCCATGGAGCGCCTACCCGAGGCTTTTGCCGGGCGGACCGTCCTCGGGACGGGCATCGATGACGAGATCCTCCGGCGGGCGGGGGTGGAGACGGCCGATGCCCTCATCGCCGTGACCAACTACGACAACACCAATGTCGTCGCCGCCCAGATGGCCAAGGAGAAGTACAAGGTCAAGCGGGTCCTGGCCCGCGTTTTTGACCCCAAGATGCAGGAGATCTACCAGGAGTTCGGGTTGGAGACCATCTGCCCGACCCTGATCACCGTGAGGCTCATCGAGGATGCCCTGATCAGGGCGCCGGGCGCCGCCGGCGGTCCGGGCGCCACCGGTGGTCCAGGCGCCGCTGGCGCGGGCGCGCCGGGCGCCTCGGCTTCCGGGAAGGGGGCGTAG
- a CDS encoding HAD family hydrolase produces MKMLRAILFDLDGTLLGNDMDAFLKPYFGALARSFDGILPRDKLVAQVMSSTMVMMSDLDPSRTNQEVFMADFLPKVGRPAEEMMPKFDRFYARHFRELQEYTACKPAARQVVQKAFDKGLRVVIATNPMFPIYAIIERMRWAGVADFPYDLITSYEVMHFCKPRLEYYQEICDLIGVSPQEAMMAGNDVQDDMVAARLGMKTFLVDEELIHREKSSPKVDHRGSLKQLAEIL; encoded by the coding sequence ATGAAGATGCTTCGCGCGATCCTTTTTGACTTGGACGGGACCCTGCTCGGGAACGACATGGACGCCTTCCTCAAGCCGTACTTCGGCGCGCTGGCCCGGAGCTTCGACGGCATCCTGCCCCGGGACAAGCTGGTCGCCCAGGTCATGTCGTCGACGATGGTGATGATGAGCGACCTCGACCCGAGTCGGACCAACCAAGAGGTCTTCATGGCCGACTTCCTCCCCAAGGTCGGCCGACCGGCCGAGGAGATGATGCCGAAGTTCGACCGCTTCTACGCCCGACATTTTCGGGAGCTGCAGGAATACACCGCCTGCAAGCCGGCCGCTCGGCAGGTCGTCCAGAAGGCCTTTGATAAGGGCCTGAGAGTGGTCATCGCCACCAACCCGATGTTCCCCATCTACGCCATCATCGAACGGATGCGTTGGGCGGGGGTGGCCGACTTCCCCTACGACTTGATCACCTCATACGAGGTCATGCATTTCTGTAAGCCGCGCCTGGAGTACTATCAGGAGATCTGCGACCTCATCGGGGTCAGCCCGCAAGAGGCGATGATGGCCGGGAACGACGTACAGGACGACATGGTCGCCGCCCGGCTGGGAATGAAGACCTTCCTGGTCGACGAGGAGTTGATCCACCGCGAAAAGAGCAGTCCCAAGGTGGACCATCGCGGAAGCCTGAAGCAACTGGCGGAAATCCTGTGA
- a CDS encoding NAD-binding protein codes for MYAIIVGGGKIGYYLGRTLLENRHEVLVIEKGLDRYRHLEEVLGEVVMHGDGADVRVLEKAGITRADVVVAVTGYDEDNLVICQMAKRKFGTRRVVARVNNPLNEDTFRMLGIDATVSSTRIIYNLLEEEVGPGTLVCLAALRRGRLEIIEVGLANDSPMVGKAVKELRLPLDCILLSVVRGEELIVPRGDTVIQGGDSIVALVRQDGQEALRSALGIW; via the coding sequence GTGTACGCGATCATCGTCGGTGGCGGCAAGATCGGCTACTACCTGGGCCGCACGCTGCTTGAGAACCGGCACGAGGTGCTTGTCATCGAGAAGGGTCTCGACCGGTACCGCCACCTCGAGGAGGTCCTCGGCGAGGTCGTCATGCACGGCGACGGGGCCGATGTCCGGGTCTTGGAGAAGGCCGGCATCACCCGAGCCGATGTGGTCGTCGCCGTGACCGGATACGATGAGGACAACCTGGTCATCTGCCAGATGGCCAAGCGGAAGTTCGGGACCAGGCGGGTGGTCGCCAGGGTCAACAATCCGCTCAACGAGGACACCTTCCGGATGCTCGGCATCGATGCCACCGTCTCAAGCACACGGATTATCTATAACCTCCTCGAGGAGGAGGTCGGCCCTGGGACCCTGGTCTGCCTGGCCGCCCTCAGGCGGGGGCGACTGGAAATCATCGAGGTCGGGCTGGCCAACGACTCGCCCATGGTCGGCAAGGCCGTCAAGGAGCTGCGCCTGCCGCTCGACTGCATCCTGCTGTCGGTGGTCCGCGGGGAAGAACTCATCGTCCCCAGGGGCGACACCGTCATCCAGGGCGGCGACTCCATCGTCGCCCTGGTCCGCCAGGACGGGCAGGAGGCTCTCCGCTCGGCCCTCGGCATCTGGTAG
- a CDS encoding sodium-translocating pyrophosphatase: MSLTFMIPVAGVIAFATAAYLIWYVLAQDTGTDQMKEVALAIRQGASAFMNRQYSTIAILAIIVGIALGLATHSWRTSVAFLAGAAASALSGYIGMSVAVISNLRSAAGAKKSLNNALTIAFRGGAVSGLAVTTLSLLGVTALFYLYGGASNPDVAPLEIVGFGFGASFVALFAQLGGGIFTKAADVGADLVGKVEAGIPEDDPRNPAVIADLVGDNVGDCAGRGADLFESTAAENIGAMILGIALIPAFGVKGILFPLVARAFGIIASIVGIFFVRVREDEPPMAGLNRGFYVTSILAAIFLYFVSREMLSAPGVNYLYFWFAALVGIATSWIFVYITQYYTEYRFRPVKEIANASQTGPATNIIAGVSVGMESVAVPVIVLSIAIYLAHWLGANSGIPGGGLYGTAVATMGMLSVVAYILAMDTYGPIVDNAGGIAEMAQAPEEYRARTDKLDASGNTTKALTKGYAVGSASLAAFLLFSAYIGAVIKASNGRLTSFPVDIGKPEVFIGAFIGAMLVFLFSSTAIRAVGKAAQVVIMEVRRQFKEIPGIMEGTAKPDYRKAVDIVTVGALKEMVVPGLLVVVTPVLVGLILRAEAVAAFLMVGTIAGVILALFLNTGGGAWDNAKKYIEAGHLGGKRSESHKAAVVGDTVGDPFKDTAGPSLHVLIKLLSTITLVLAALFV, from the coding sequence ATGAGCTTGACCTTTATGATCCCGGTGGCCGGGGTGATCGCCTTCGCCACCGCTGCCTATCTCATCTGGTACGTCCTCGCCCAAGACACCGGGACCGACCAGATGAAGGAGGTGGCCCTGGCCATCCGCCAAGGAGCCTCGGCCTTCATGAACCGACAGTACAGCACCATCGCCATCCTCGCCATCATCGTCGGAATCGCCCTCGGGTTGGCCACCCACTCCTGGCGGACCAGCGTCGCCTTCCTGGCCGGCGCGGCGGCCTCGGCCCTGTCGGGCTACATCGGCATGTCCGTGGCCGTCATCAGCAACCTGCGCTCGGCCGCCGGCGCCAAGAAGAGCCTCAACAACGCTCTGACCATCGCCTTCCGGGGCGGGGCCGTATCCGGCCTGGCCGTGACCACCCTCTCCCTCCTCGGCGTGACCGCCCTGTTCTATCTGTACGGAGGGGCCTCCAACCCTGACGTCGCGCCCCTCGAGATCGTCGGCTTCGGCTTCGGGGCCAGCTTCGTCGCCCTCTTCGCCCAGCTCGGCGGAGGCATCTTCACCAAGGCCGCCGATGTCGGGGCCGACCTGGTCGGCAAGGTCGAAGCGGGCATCCCCGAGGACGACCCGCGTAACCCGGCCGTCATCGCCGATCTGGTCGGCGATAACGTCGGTGACTGCGCCGGCCGTGGCGCCGACCTCTTCGAGTCGACCGCGGCCGAGAACATCGGGGCCATGATCCTGGGTATCGCCCTGATCCCGGCCTTCGGCGTCAAGGGCATCCTCTTCCCGCTGGTCGCCCGGGCCTTCGGGATCATCGCCTCGATCGTCGGCATTTTCTTCGTCCGCGTTCGCGAGGATGAGCCGCCCATGGCCGGCCTCAACCGCGGCTTCTACGTGACCTCGATCCTGGCCGCCATCTTCCTGTACTTCGTCAGCCGGGAGATGCTCTCCGCCCCCGGCGTGAACTACCTATACTTCTGGTTCGCGGCCCTCGTCGGCATTGCCACCAGCTGGATCTTCGTCTACATCACCCAGTACTACACAGAGTATCGCTTCCGTCCGGTCAAGGAGATCGCCAACGCCTCCCAGACCGGCCCGGCGACGAACATCATCGCCGGCGTGTCGGTGGGCATGGAGTCGGTGGCCGTCCCGGTCATCGTCCTGTCCATCGCCATCTACCTCGCCCACTGGCTCGGAGCCAACTCCGGCATCCCGGGCGGCGGGCTCTACGGCACGGCCGTCGCCACCATGGGCATGCTCTCGGTGGTCGCCTACATCCTGGCCATGGACACCTACGGACCGATCGTCGACAACGCGGGCGGCATCGCCGAGATGGCCCAGGCCCCCGAGGAGTACCGAGCCCGCACGGACAAGCTCGACGCCAGCGGCAACACGACCAAGGCCCTGACCAAGGGCTATGCCGTCGGCAGCGCGTCCCTGGCCGCTTTCCTGCTCTTCTCGGCCTATATCGGCGCGGTCATCAAGGCCTCCAACGGCAGATTGACTTCGTTCCCCGTGGACATCGGCAAGCCCGAGGTCTTCATCGGCGCCTTCATCGGGGCAATGCTCGTCTTCCTCTTCTCGTCGACGGCCATCCGGGCCGTCGGCAAGGCGGCCCAGGTCGTCATCATGGAGGTCCGGCGCCAGTTCAAGGAGATCCCCGGGATCATGGAGGGCACGGCCAAGCCCGACTATCGCAAGGCCGTTGACATCGTCACCGTCGGGGCCCTCAAGGAAATGGTCGTCCCCGGGCTGCTCGTCGTGGTCACCCCCGTCCTCGTCGGCCTGATCCTCAGGGCCGAGGCTGTGGCGGCTTTCCTGATGGTGGGCACCATCGCCGGCGTCATCCTGGCCCTCTTCCTCAATACCGGCGGCGGCGCCTGGGACAACGCCAAGAAGTACATCGAAGCCGGACATCTGGGCGGGAAGCGCTCCGAATCGCACAAGGCGGCCGTCGTCGGTGACACCGTCGGCGACCCGTTCAAGGACACTGCCGGCCCATCGCTCCACGTCCTGATCAAGCTCCTGTCGACGATCACCCTCGTCCTCGCCGCCCTCTTCGTCTGA
- a CDS encoding MFS transporter, giving the protein MAQASSKPEIGFLDVLRRRDFRLIWIAQAGSYLGDRLEEVAFWILIMRLANGSAAAVSFVLIASRLPRVILGPIAGVLVDRWDKRRAMVACDLIRALVILTVPFLPRAEYVYLVAFLMASVATFFDPAVLAAVPETLGDREEIVVANSISFSTKYITDLAGFAAAAVVVGLIGLSPAFYIDSLSFLFSALLISRVAARFTPRATESARPPGPAAIAPKRPSFLAQLMDGLRYHRANPTVLALLISTSLALVAIGGINTLLVVAVPRLLGVPDHWLGYYVAAQAVGMFGVALALQPLTRILNKARLIVLGYLLGGVAIVALSQNHSVWFGFLIYFVMGLANTAFMAPAITWVQEVTPFEYRGRVMALRLTALNLIFALSAPAFGELADHLGLVPVLAAAGGFMVLAGLISAILPGFREFCGLGPGVRKGPPAGEVQAGG; this is encoded by the coding sequence TTGGCCCAGGCTTCCAGCAAACCCGAAATCGGTTTCCTTGATGTCCTCCGACGGCGCGACTTCCGTCTGATCTGGATCGCCCAGGCCGGGTCATACCTCGGCGACCGCCTGGAGGAGGTCGCCTTCTGGATCCTCATCATGCGGCTGGCCAACGGCTCGGCGGCGGCCGTCTCCTTCGTCCTCATCGCTTCCCGTCTGCCCCGGGTCATCCTGGGGCCGATCGCCGGCGTCCTCGTCGATCGTTGGGACAAGCGGCGGGCCATGGTCGCCTGCGACCTGATCCGGGCGTTGGTCATCCTGACCGTGCCGTTCCTCCCCCGGGCCGAGTACGTCTATCTGGTGGCTTTCCTGATGGCCAGCGTCGCCACGTTCTTCGACCCGGCGGTCCTGGCCGCCGTGCCCGAGACCCTGGGCGACCGGGAAGAAATCGTCGTCGCCAACTCCATCTCCTTCTCCACCAAGTACATCACCGACCTGGCCGGGTTCGCCGCGGCCGCGGTCGTCGTCGGTCTCATCGGTCTGTCCCCGGCCTTCTACATTGACTCGCTGAGCTTCCTCTTCTCGGCCCTGCTCATCTCGCGGGTGGCGGCGAGGTTCACCCCGCGGGCGACCGAGTCGGCCCGGCCGCCCGGACCGGCCGCCATCGCCCCCAAGCGCCCCAGCTTCCTCGCCCAACTGATGGATGGACTCAGGTATCACAGGGCCAACCCGACCGTCCTCGCTCTCCTCATCTCGACCAGCCTGGCCCTGGTGGCCATCGGTGGCATCAACACCCTGCTGGTGGTGGCGGTGCCTCGACTGCTCGGCGTGCCGGACCACTGGCTGGGGTATTACGTGGCCGCCCAGGCGGTCGGGATGTTCGGCGTCGCGTTGGCCCTGCAACCATTGACCCGCATTCTCAACAAGGCCCGCCTCATCGTCCTCGGCTACCTCTTAGGGGGCGTCGCCATCGTCGCCCTCTCCCAGAACCATTCGGTCTGGTTCGGCTTCCTGATCTACTTCGTCATGGGGCTGGCCAACACGGCCTTCATGGCCCCGGCCATCACCTGGGTCCAGGAGGTCACCCCCTTCGAGTACCGCGGCCGGGTGATGGCCCTCCGGCTGACGGCCCTGAACCTCATCTTCGCCCTTTCCGCCCCGGCCTTCGGCGAGCTTGCCGACCACCTCGGTCTGGTCCCGGTGCTGGCCGCGGCCGGCGGCTTCATGGTCCTGGCCGGTCTGATCAGCGCCATCCTCCCCGGGTTCAGGGAGTTCTGCGGCCTTGGCCCGGGGGTCCGCAAGGGACCGCCCGCCGGGGAAGTCCAGGCCGGCGGCTGA
- a CDS encoding sulfite exporter TauE/SafE family protein, with protein sequence MSLGTFLGISALGIVAGTMGAMVGLGGGILVVPLLTLVFGVPIHNSIGASIVAVIATSSAAASTYVRDRLTNVRLGMTMETLTTAGAVTGGLVAGMVGKEILSGIFGTVMVLVAATMFRRKSEGRIAPRESGDRLGGHYYDPYAKKDVSYRVRNLPIGLATSFLAGNLSGLLGVGGGVIKVPAMTLGMGVPVKAATATSNFMIGVTAVASAFIYFSRGMIDPVITAPAAIGVFLGARFGAHIAPRIRTRSLLNIFVLVMLAMAVQMILNAFGIDIR encoded by the coding sequence GTGTCGCTCGGAACTTTCCTTGGCATAAGCGCACTGGGCATCGTCGCCGGAACGATGGGGGCGATGGTCGGCCTGGGTGGCGGCATTCTCGTCGTGCCCTTGTTGACCCTGGTCTTTGGCGTCCCCATCCACAACTCCATCGGGGCAAGCATCGTCGCCGTTATCGCCACGTCTTCTGCCGCCGCCAGCACCTATGTGCGCGACCGCTTAACCAACGTGCGCCTGGGGATGACCATGGAGACCCTGACCACTGCGGGAGCGGTCACCGGCGGGCTCGTCGCCGGCATGGTCGGTAAGGAAATCCTCAGCGGCATCTTTGGCACGGTCATGGTCCTGGTCGCCGCGACCATGTTCCGCCGCAAATCCGAGGGCCGCATCGCGCCCAGGGAGTCCGGCGACCGCCTGGGTGGTCACTACTACGACCCCTATGCCAAGAAAGACGTGTCATACAGAGTCCGCAACCTCCCGATCGGGCTGGCCACCTCGTTCCTGGCCGGCAACCTTTCCGGGCTCCTCGGCGTGGGCGGGGGAGTGATCAAGGTTCCAGCGATGACCCTGGGCATGGGCGTTCCGGTCAAGGCGGCCACCGCCACCAGCAACTTCATGATCGGCGTGACCGCCGTGGCCAGCGCCTTCATCTACTTCTCCCGGGGAATGATCGACCCGGTGATCACCGCGCCCGCGGCCATCGGGGTCTTCCTGGGGGCGAGGTTCGGCGCCCACATCGCCCCAAGGATTCGCACCCGCTCACTGCTGAACATCTTTGTCCTGGTCATGCTGGCCATGGCCGTCCAGATGATCCTCAACGCCTTCGGAATCGATATCCGCTAG